From the genome of Leptolyngbya sp. 'hensonii':
AAGTTTCGTCTATCATCACTTAATGCTCACCACTCATTGGTAGACCTGTCTAATCTGCAAACCCAGAATGAACGCCTTTCCTAATGCCATTTCTCCTGAACAAGTGTCATGACTCCTTGTCGTACAAGTCTGGCATGAAATACCCTTGATGCTGAAACAAAATTTTTCTGTTAACCCACTTGCTCTCAATTTCCTGATGGGTTAAGAATCTGATTCTGCCTTTCTATCTTCCTACAGGCCAGATCCCTTAACGTATCCCTGATTGAGAAGTTTGGTGATTTATTAAATTCCTATTCTTCAAGAATGATATCGCAGGAATTAAGCTCCTCCATGTATTCCTTCCCAGGGAAATCCCTGGATGGGTGCCGCAACCCGTTCTGGATGACGAGATAATAAAATGCGGGGCGTTAAATGAGAGGGATAACCATCCATGAACTATCTTGTTGCCGTATTGTCCGATCGTATGCAAGCAGAAGCAGCCTATTCTGCTCTGGAGAAGGAAAATTTTCCGATCAATAAAGTCGCCATTCTGGGCAAAGGGTACAAGACTGCCGACGAGTACGGTCTGCTGGATCCCAATGAAGAGGCCCGCAAGAATGTCCGTCTCATGGCCTTCTGGCTGATTCCCTTTGGCTTTGCGGCTGGTTTTACCTTCAGTTTGATCACTAACCTCAGTACCTTTGCCTGGGCTGGAGAGATTGGTAACCATCTGATTGGGGGCTTGTTGGGAGCTTTCTCTGGTGCAATGGGAAGCTTTTTTGTTGGGGGTGGGGTAGGGTTAGCTTTTGGCAGTGGAGATGCGCTTCCCTATCGCAATCGCTTAAATGCTGGGAAGTATCTGATTGTGATCAAAGCCTCAGAGGGCTTCATTCGTCAGGCTACAACGATTTTACGCCGATTTAATCCGGAAAGCCTGCAGGGTTACGTGGACTCTTCTATGACTTAGGCCAATCCCTATAGCGCCTCTATAGAGATTGCGGTCTAGAAATGGGTTTTCTGTTCTGTGACCAACGTCAGGCTGACCCAGCCCCCTTTCTCATCGTATTGCCGGATCAGGCGTTGGCGGCGATCGGGCTGGGAAAGCCACCCAGCCTCCAGGAAGAAAGGCTGACCTGGCTGCAGCCGGAGCGGGCAGGTGGCTGATCCTCCCTGGGGCAGTAGCAGCACCTGCACAGGCTGATCTCCCTGTTCGAAGCGCAAGCTTGAACCCAGGATTTGAGCTGTCGAGCCAATCCTGCGGCTGCCAGGACCGTCACCAAAGGTCAACTGTTGTTCCAGGTGGTGGTCTCCGGCGAGTGTGATCTGAAGGGTTGTCCTGCAAGTTTCCGATCGCCAATCTGGGGACAGGGTTACAGCTTCTCCCTGCCAGGTTCCGACCAGATCGGCGACCTGTAAAGAAGGAGACTCTGGAGCGCTGGAACCAGCCCGGCGTTCCCGAATCAATGTGAACTGCTTCAAGTTACCCTGGGGGTCAAATAATTCCACTAGTCGCCAGCGCCGATCGCCCTCAATGAATCCAAACTCCGCCCCAAATTCTGTAGAGGGTGCAAGTTGGATCGAGCCCTGGGAAAAGGCTCCAGTCTCAAAAAATAGGATGCCCCGTCCCAGGGTACTGTACTCCAGAACTGTTTCCTGGGGGACTTGGTGGGGGTAATAACGCCGGATTGTCTGGCGGATGGTCTGCTGCTGCTGCAAGCCCTCCAGGGTGACAAGGGTTGGCGTATCTTCAATCACGCTCCCTTGGGGGGAGAGTCGGGTAAAGGAGCCTTCCCACGCCCCCAAATTCTGTAGCAGGCAGTCCCATTGTGATTTCAAGATGGTTTCCCTTCCTTTGGCCGATGTTTGTCACGGTTAAAACCTGCTGATTAGCAGTCCAGGGCCAGTTGATTGCTTAAGGCCCGGTGTTTCAAGATCAGGGTCGTTGTATTGTCGCCAATGTTCAAGTGTTGACTGTTAATGCCTGAATTAAAGTTCTCGAAGTGACGCCGGATCTTCAAGGGAAAGTGAGGGAAGCTGAAGGACGCATCTCCATTGGCAATATTGGCCCAGAAGTAGCGCAGGTCTGGGACTAAGGCTGCTGCTTCTGCTTCTGGTAAATTAAAGGGGGAGTGACTGAGCAGGCGCATCATAAAGGGAGCGCTTCGATCACCCATCCATTCCCGGGAAGTTTGCAACAGCGTAGGCCAACCGGGTACCGATTCCACGCGGGGAGATTCAATCTGTAACGTGTACTGTCCCTGATGATCGGTCCGGCAGGTCAGAATGCGATAGGGGTGGGGGTAACTGACCAGAGAACCAGTGGTAATATCGTATACTCCCTTCCGGTAGGCAATATCTTGCACATGCAGATGGCCTGTAAAAACCAGTTGCACTCTAGCTTCCTGGAGCATCCGGACCAGCGTAGAGGCGTTCTCCAGCATGTAGCGGCGACCCAAAGGATGGCGCGACTGCCCTGGCAAATGTTCCACAATGTTGTGATGAATCATAACCAGGACCAACTGATCTTTGACCTCGGCGAGGACTCGATTTAACCAACTGAGTTGGGCCTGATCTAAATACCCCCGTTGTTTTCCGCTGCTGTCAAACTGGTTGGAATTCAAGCCGATGAGCTGAACTCCGGGAAGTAGGGGACAGGCGTAGTACAAATGCTTGGGATTGTTGTCGTAGCCGAACTTGTGGTAGTAGCTGGGAAAGTCTGCCAGACCGATCGTCTGCTCAGTGGCCAGCAGGGATGGAACATCATGGTTGCCAGGGACCACATAGACCGGAAAAGGGAGTTGGCTGAGCCGATTTGCTAACCAGCGATGATTTTCCGGTTCGCCGTGCTGAGTTAAATCTCCCGGCAGGAGCAGAAAATCCAGGTTCAGGGATTCCAGGTGGTCAAAAATAGCTTCCAGAACTGGAATACTCACTTCAACCAGATGGAACCGGCTAGGATGATCCCAGACCGTGTGGGGTAAAGCGATGTGAAGATCACTGACCACCGCAAATCGAAAGCTCAAGTTCATAGTTGTCGCGGGAAAGCCACTCCTATTGTGACCAAAAATTGGGGTTTCTGAAGGCTATGATACGGTCTCTGGTAGGTGGATGGCATGGCAACCGCTCCAGACCCAATCCCCAGGTGATAGTACAGATGGAGAAAATTTGAGTTTTGAACCCCCTCAGGGACTATAGGATGGAAATGGCTTTGTGATCTATGTCCTATGATGTCCAGTCATTTCATCATGCTCGGTTTGCTGCTCACCTTTGCGATTGCCCATAGTGGTCTGGCAGCCTCACGCCCTTGGGGGGAGTCAAAAATTGGAGCCAGAGCTTATCGGGTGATTTTTGCGCTGGTCAGCCTTCCCCTGGCGACGGTGTTGGTGATCTACTTCTTTAACCATCGCTATGATGGCTTGCAGTTGTGGCAGGTGCAGGGGGTGCAGGGGGTCAAAGCAACAGTGTGGATTCTGTCAGCGATCTCCTTTCTATTTCTGTATCCCGCTACGTTTAATTTGCTGGAGATTGCCGCTGTTCAAAAACCCCAGGTTCACCTGTATGAAACTGGGATTATTCGGATTACCCGGCATCCTCAAATGGTGGGGCAGGTGATTTGGTGTCTGGCCCATACCCTGTGGCTGGGGAGCAGTTTCATGGTAGTGACCTCGATCGGTCTGATCCTGCATCATTTGTTTGGGGTCTGGCACGGCGATCGACGGCTGCAAGCCCGGTATGGCGAATCTTTTGAAACCCTGAAATCTCGCACTTCTGTGATTCCGTTTCTGGCTGTGCTCCAGAGACGGCAAACCCTCGACTGGAAAGAGTTTCTCCGCCCTGCTTATGCAGGTATTGCCGTCTTTGTCTTGATTTTTTGGTGGGCTCACCCTCTTTTGACTCGTGCAACAGGGAACATACCCTGGTAGCATGATCCCAGACATAAATCAACTTATAGGCCTAGAGGGATGATGTTTTTATCCGTTAGTGAGCAGAATTTTGCAGAAGAAGTTTTAGAATCCTCTGTTCCTGTGTTGGTCAATTTCTGGGCTCCCTGGTGTGGGCTCTGTCGAGCAATTAATCCTCTGCTCACGCGATTTCAGGCGGAATGGGGTGAGCAGAATATCAAAATGGTAAGCATCAATGCTGACGAAAGCTTGCGGTTGGCCAGCATGTATCGGCTGACAACCCTACCCACTATCCTGGTCTTTGGGGGGGGGAAGGTGATGCATCGAATTGATAGTTTTCATGGCCGGGATGACTTCCGTCGAGCCCTGGAAAATATCATGACGAGTTCCCTCGATCCTGTACGCAGCTAAGGAATCAGAATTAAATAAGATGAACAATTGGGGTGCAGGGGCGAAGCCCCCAAACCCCTACTTTATTTAGTTTTCGATCCTAAGTATTAGAAATCTTCTTTAGACAATGGCATTCTGCTGCCCACCTCAGATTGAATCACAGGGGTAGAGGCAGCAGGGTGCTTTTATTTTGGCATTAATATACTTCATGCACCAACACTGCCCTCACCCCCGGCCCCTCTCCCAGAGCGGGAGAGGGGAGAAATTAAGCGTTAATGCCCCTTCTCCCCATTGTGGGAGAAGGGGTGGGGGATGAGGGGAAAGGGATTGGTGTGCCAAGTATATTGTTGCCTTTATTTTTTAGTCTAATTTGCTTCTCGTACCCCACCTCCTACAATGGGATGGGACTTTGACAACCAGCTATTACAAAACCGAACGAATTTTTCTATGAACCCATTACTCCTGATTGCGACAGAACCAGGCGCTTCCACGACTCCTCCGGTGGGATTATTGGAAGGGCTACTCCAGGCGCTGCTTCTGGGTTTCGTCCAGGGGTTAACGGAGTTTCTACCCATCAGTAGTACGGCCCATCTGCAAGTGTTTACCCAGGCTTTACATTGGGAAACCGTAGGGTCTAAACCCTTTGTAGCCACGATCCAGTTTGGCAGTGTCATTGCAGTTATTTTGTACTTTTGGAAAGATATCACAACCATCCTTCGGGGCGGCTATGAGGCGCTACAGCAGCGGGATTTCCAGCGGGAAGAGTGGAAACTGCTGGTTGGAATTGCTGTTGGAACGCTGCCGGTTCTGGGAGGGGGCTTCTTGCTGAAAGCGGCTCTGAATGATGATAGCTCCCTGATTAATAGCATGGTTACGATCGCCATTACTTCCATTGTCATGGCGCTCCTGCTGGCCATTGCGGAACGGATGGGTAGTCGTAAGCGAGGCTTTGATAGTTTGCAGGTTGGAGATGGCATCCTGATTGGCCTGGGACAGATGATTGCCCTGGTGCCGGGGGCTTCTCGTTCTGGTTCCACGATCACGACAGCCCTGTTCCTGGGCTTGGAACGGCAAACTGCAGCCCGCTTCTCTTTTCTCCTGGGTATTCCTGCGCTGACGATCGCCACCCTCTACGAGTTCATCAAATATGCGATCGGGAAAATTGACCTGCTGGTGGTTTTGATGGGGACTTTTTCTGCGTTTGTCTTTTCCTATCTGTCGATTGCCTGGTTGTTGCGCTACTTGCAGACCAGTAATATGTTCGTTTTCGTCTGGTATCGGTTGGCCTTCGGCGGAGCTATTTTGACCGCTGTAGCAGCAGGGTATTTACAGAATCGCTAGAAGCTTAACCCTGTTTCACGCCTGCCAGCATGTGGCGACTGATTTCCCCAAAGGCAGTCAGCCAAGCTGTTTCCAGATCAGCAGACCACTGATCCCCCAGGTACTCGGCGAAGGTTGCCACCAGAGCGCGGCCCATATCGGGGAAGCAGTCTCCCTCGGTTCCATAGCCGATATGTCTTGACCCTAGCCCCTGAAGCATGGGACCAAATAAGGTAGGCTTTTGACAATTCCTGACAATCAGGTAAAGGGCTGACATCAGCATCCGCTGCTGTTCAGCCATATTGGTTTTGCTAAACAGGGGTTGAACGTCAGGACGCAACGTGAACAGGTGCTCGTAAAACCGAGCTGAAAATTCTTCTCTGCGAGATTCAATTTGGGCCAGACTACTTTCTAACAGGTGAGCTTGCATGAGTGAGGAAATTTCGTGGGGAAGCATTAAACAGGGAGCCTGATGAGTACTCGTATCAAAGAGTACAAGATAAACCAGGAGCCTGGGCTGAAAAAACTATTAAACCTTGAAAGCCTGAGGCGAAATCGCTGCCTGAAAGTCTAGGGAGTCAGGGCTTTTAGTGCTGCTTCTGCTTGCTTCACCCCGACTTGATTCCCCTGCTGGGTATACAAAGCTCGGGATTGTTGGAAGGCATCGATCGCTTCCTGAATGCGATTGCGGCCCTGCAGGGCAACTCCCAGGTAATAATAGCCACGGGCATCCTGGGGGGCTACTTCGAGCAACCTGCGATAGGCCACGATCGCGCTCAGATAATCTCGATTTTGCAAGTAAATCGACCCAATACCGGCCTGGGCTTCTGTCAGCCCTGGTTTCAAGGAAATAGCTGCTCGGTAAGCATAGAGGGCGTCTATGAGATCCCCATCTGCTTGCAGCAGTTTACCAATCTGAAGTTGTAACTCGGCATTGCGGGGCTCTAGCTTGGAGGCCCGCTCAAAGGCTTTCAGGGCTTCTCCCTGATTCCGCAGGCTGAGCCAGGCGGCCCCAATATTGATCTGAATGCTTCCCTGTCTGGGAGCCAGGCGGGCCGCCTGTTCCAGCACGCGGAGCGCTTCCCGAGGACGCCCCTGTTGAATCAATAGGGTTCCGGTTAACTCCTGAGCCTTAAAATTTTTGGGCTCTAGCTTGGAAACCTGGCGATAGGCTGCGATCGCCCCATCGTAGTTTTTCTCACGGGCCAGGACTACCCCCAGACCCAGGTAAGCATCCACATGGCGGCGGTTGAGTTGGGTGGCCTGGGTATAGGCTGCGGCAGCCCCAGCATTATCCCCCAGGTTGGCCAGACTGTAGCCCAGGGCATATTGAAAGTCCGCATTCTTGGGATCGAGGGCAATGGCCTGCTGATAGGCTTCCACCGCTGGGGCAAATTTTCCCTGTCGGGCCAGCAAATAACCAATCCCAGAAAAAATTTTCGGGTTCTTACTATCCAGGCTCGCAGCTTGTTGATAGAGGGCAATGGCCCCGTCCAAATTCCCAGCATCGACTAGCTTGCGGGCTTCTTTCAGCAACTGGGTTAGCTCTGAATTCGTTTGCTTTCCCCGCTGGCCTTGGGGTTGGGCGTTGGCATATTCTGTTGGGGCGATAATGGTCGCCCCCGTCAGCAGAAAGGTTGCCGCTAATAACAAAGCCTGGGCCTGGGCGGGTGGTTGCTTCAACTTCATGGGAAAACTCTCAACGTCACAGTAATGGCAGACGGGGCCTGACCAGCAGGAAAGGCCATCCCGGAGTTGGGGTCTGGCTTAACAACAATACATAATTTTAGCAACATTACCGGATGTCTATACAGCCGAGCATTCGGATGAGCGCTTGATGAAAAGGCAGCGATAGACGGGTTCCCCCCGCTCCAGAGTTGAAGTTTCCCGCTCTGTGGCCACCGGGAGGGGATTTTCTGACAGCCACGCTGTATTATCCTGGCCATGCAAGGCAGGACAGGCTGCAAAACGATCGCGCATCTCTGCGGCTACCTCCAGGACATCGGACTGCAGGAACAGACTGCCACCGATCGCCAGATGCTGAGCGATCAGAGCAACCATGTCTGCTTGGACCACGCGCCGTTTCTGGTGGCGGCGCTTAAACCAGGGATCGGGAAACTGAATCGTCACTCGCTGTAGCACACCAGCAGGGCAGACCTGTAGCACTCCCTCCAGGGAGGTGTTTGCGTTACAAAACAGATAGTGCAAATTCCCCAGGTGCAGGTCATCCCGCCAGAGATTAGCCTGTTGGACCAGGGGTTCCCGAATCTCCAGCCCCAGAAAATTCCAACCTGGAGTCTGTTGGGCCATCTGGAGGAGAAATCGACCCTTGCCGCAACCAATATCCAAATGTAGAGGCTGGTCTGGCTGCAGATAGAGGTTCTGCCAGCAGGGTGGGGCCACTGGCGTTTGATATTTCTGACTCAGGGGATTGACGTGCTCGCGCACCCGAACAACAGACAAGAGAGTTTTCCTTAACGTAGTTTCCTGTTCTATTGTGCCGCCTCGATCGACGTCAATGCTAAAACACCAGATCGATATCCAGCAATCGCAAATCGATCGTATACAAAAATCCGCGCATCCGAATATCTTCCCAGGTGGCCAGAACAATCCCATAGTTAGCAAAGGGGGCGATCGCAGTCACCACCTGATCGGTTTCCACGGCTGCAGTTTTGGCCTGATCAATGCGTCCAAGCTGGCGTCCTTCCTCATCGATCAGCACAATTCTTCCCACAATATCGGTTAAGACATAGCCCCAGGGCATGGCGGCTATCAGAACAGGCTGAATTTCCAGAGAGATCCGCTGCAGGCGATAGGGTTTGAGGTCAATCAGCAGGAGTGAAGCAGGATTATTTTTCTCCAGTGCCGCCAGACGATAGGGCACCGAACTGTTGATCAGATATTGGATGAGCACCGGGAGTTTCCAGCAACCGGTTGCCTGTCCCCGACGGGTGAAAACCTCAATCCAACTGCCTGACTTGTGGGCTGACCCAGCCTGTTGTTCTGTGATTAAAACCAGGTAGCGTGAGTCCAGTGGTAACAGGCTGGATGTTGATAGCCAGTGGCGGCTGACAGAGTTGCCTATGGGTTTGAGTGGGTCTGTATGGGGCGGAGCCTGCCAGTTCAATTGCCAGAATTTTAATTGAGCAGTGAGGCTACTGGGTTCTGCACAGACGGTTGCGATCCAGGCTCCTCTGGGTTCCAGGCTGGCTATACACTTTGTATGCAACTGAGTCAGCAGGCGGGACTTAGGAGCCTCCATGGCATCGGTGGGTAACAGATAAATCGCTCGCTGCGTCACAATCAGACAGCCCCGAGGATCCAGGAGGATTTGGTGGATGGGTTCCCGAAAAATCAGGGAGGTCATGGGCTCAAACTGGAGCAGGGTGCAATCCAGGTGAGCAATGGTAAAATGCCAGTCCTTACTTCCCCCACCGGCATAGTAGACCTGTTCCTGATCGGTGAGGGCCTGCCTGTTTAGGCCTGCCGACTTGTTAATACCCAGATGGTGAATGGGGCGGGTCAGATGTTTTTGCTGACAACTCTGGAAGGGATTCAGCGGTAAAACCAACGGGTCTGTTCCATGGAAAGGGCTGTGGGGTTTGTGCTTCAGCCAGGGGAGAACTTCTGAATCGGTACTGGCCGCTATAATTGCCTGCTGCATCTCCAACGCCGATCGAAATCGTCGGGCCGGTAATTTTTGCAGAGCGGTCAGCAGGATGGCCTGGAGCGCCTGGGGTAATTCGCCTGGAATCTTGACGAGATGATTCAGGTGCGCAGACATCAATTCTGTGGGAGACCCGGAGAAGGGGCGATCGCCGATCAGCAATTCAAACAGCATGACGCCCACAGCATACAGGTCAGAGGCTTCTGAATACTGGCCGTAAAACCGTTCCGGGGCCATGTAGGCTGGGGAGCCCGTATTTCCCCCTTCCTGGGCCAATTCCTGACTGAGTTTAGCAATGCCAAAGTCCGAGATTTTAGCCAGCCAGCCAGATGGCTGCAAGCTCAGCATGATATTCTCCGGCTTGATATCACAATGCACAATGCCCCGCCCATGGGCATGGGCCAGACCGGCCAGAATATCCACCATTAGGTTTAAGCTCTCGCCACAATTGAGGCTGGTCTCTCGGTCCATCAGACCCCGCAACGTTCCCCCTTCGCAGTAGTCCAGAATCAGACAGCGACCGGTGCGGGTATGCTCCAACGCCTGACAGGTAACGATATTGGGGTGCTGCAGGCTCAGTAAAAACCGCAGTTCGCGCAGAAATTTATGGGTGGGAAAGCGTTGATGGTCAAGGTTTTTAAGCGCAGCCAGATGGCCTGTTTTTCGATGAATGGCACAAAAAACTTTGCCAAACTGCCCCTGACCGACCAGGCCCAGGAGACGATATTTGGAACGTTTTAACTCTATTGCCACATGCCTTAAGGAGAGTGAGGAATGAGCAAGGATTAACCACAAAGCTTTTGCATGATTGCTTCGTGACTGTCCTGCTTCTCAACCATCAGTTCGGCAGGCCCCAAACGTTTGGCTAAGCCCAAAACAAACCGATTGCAATCTGCCCCCAGGGATTCACAGGAGGTTTGAACACAGTGGAGGTCTTTACCAGTGAGTTGACTGAAGAAGGCGCTGAGAATCCCAGCTTCCAGGTGGCAGGCCGGTAATTTTCCCTTAGGCGCTTGAGCTGCAAAGGGAGAGTTCCAGATCTTAATGATCAAGAAGCCCCGTTGCTGGTAGCTTTGGTCCAGATCAATCTTGCCCCAACCGTGGGTTACCCAACATTGTTGCAGGCAGTGCAGAAACTCCACCATGCCCATGTCAGAGAGGGCAATCCCATAGTAATCAGTCAGTTCTTCATTGAACCGGATGTAGAAATTCTTACCCCACCAGCGGCCACAGTTCAGGAGAACCAGGCGGGCAGCCTGACCTGTTTCCTTATCTAGCCCGGCATAGATGGCTTCTATCAAAGTATGAGGTAGGGCCAGCAGGCGATCGCCCCGGCGATTTTCCAGCAAGCCTAACTCCAGATCACCCCGAACATAGGCATCAGTCGCGAAATAGTTGCCGGGGACTCGGTTGTCAGTCAGTAGATCAGCGACAGAAATCATAAGCGTAGGGGATAGAGGGTAAGGAGGCTAAAAGACTTAAATAGCTGCCGAACTGGAATTGAGAAGTTCGCTCTGCGCTAGCTTAAGCAGTGGACTGAACAAATTCATCTGCTGCAGACTGAGGGTTTGGCTGAGACGTTGATTGAGAAGGCGGTACAGGACAACGTCGATCGTCTGAGTACTATAGGTTTGCACATTCTGTCGCAACCAGCTTAGCAGTCGTTCATGCACGACCGATTCATCATTTAGCAGCATGGCCATGGCGCAGTAACGCAGCATCAGCAGGGCATTTTTGATACTGCGCTCCAGGTTAGCGATCTTCTCCTGGGGCAGCTCAGCCTGCAGTTGGTCCGCAACTTGTTGCATAACAGCCAGTTCCTCATCCCGCAGCCGACGGTAAGTTTCCAAGCGGATGGGCAAGGTTTCAACATACTGGTTCAGAACATCAAGTTCCTCTGATTTCAGATAGCGGCTTTCGGCCTCATCGAAAATCGCTTCAATTTGTGGATGCATAGGATTTGCTATGGGGTTGGAAGGGGGATATGGGTTGAGAAGGGCCATCTGCGCTAGCGGCAGCCTCTAGAGAGATCAAACCAATGCAGCCTAGAAAAGGCTAGAGAAGTCATCCAGAGTGAACCGGTCTGAACTGCCCTGATCTTGGGGTGGGATCTCCAGAAGGGCAGGCGGGGGTGTAGCACCAGAAATTCCATCCCAGGGAATGGCTCCAAAAAACTGACCGACGGTCAGGGTGAGGCTGAGGGTTGTCTCGCCACTGAGGGCGATACTT
Proteins encoded in this window:
- a CDS encoding DUF3598 family protein, yielding MKSQWDCLLQNLGAWEGSFTRLSPQGSVIEDTPTLVTLEGLQQQQTIRQTIRRYYPHQVPQETVLEYSTLGRGILFFETGAFSQGSIQLAPSTEFGAEFGFIEGDRRWRLVELFDPQGNLKQFTLIRERRAGSSAPESPSLQVADLVGTWQGEAVTLSPDWRSETCRTTLQITLAGDHHLEQQLTFGDGPGSRRIGSTAQILGSSLRFEQGDQPVQVLLLPQGGSATCPLRLQPGQPFFLEAGWLSQPDRRQRLIRQYDEKGGWVSLTLVTEQKTHF
- a CDS encoding metallophosphoesterase translates to MNLSFRFAVVSDLHIALPHTVWDHPSRFHLVEVSIPVLEAIFDHLESLNLDFLLLPGDLTQHGEPENHRWLANRLSQLPFPVYVVPGNHDVPSLLATEQTIGLADFPSYYHKFGYDNNPKHLYYACPLLPGVQLIGLNSNQFDSSGKQRGYLDQAQLSWLNRVLAEVKDQLVLVMIHHNIVEHLPGQSRHPLGRRYMLENASTLVRMLQEARVQLVFTGHLHVQDIAYRKGVYDITTGSLVSYPHPYRILTCRTDHQGQYTLQIESPRVESVPGWPTLLQTSREWMGDRSAPFMMRLLSHSPFNLPEAEAAALVPDLRYFWANIANGDASFSFPHFPLKIRRHFENFNSGINSQHLNIGDNTTTLILKHRALSNQLALDC
- a CDS encoding NnrU family protein; its protein translation is MMSSHFIMLGLLLTFAIAHSGLAASRPWGESKIGARAYRVIFALVSLPLATVLVIYFFNHRYDGLQLWQVQGVQGVKATVWILSAISFLFLYPATFNLLEIAAVQKPQVHLYETGIIRITRHPQMVGQVIWCLAHTLWLGSSFMVVTSIGLILHHLFGVWHGDRRLQARYGESFETLKSRTSVIPFLAVLQRRQTLDWKEFLRPAYAGIAVFVLIFWWAHPLLTRATGNIPW
- a CDS encoding thioredoxin family protein translates to MMFLSVSEQNFAEEVLESSVPVLVNFWAPWCGLCRAINPLLTRFQAEWGEQNIKMVSINADESLRLASMYRLTTLPTILVFGGGKVMHRIDSFHGRDDFRRALENIMTSSLDPVRS
- a CDS encoding undecaprenyl-diphosphate phosphatase; the encoded protein is MNPLLLIATEPGASTTPPVGLLEGLLQALLLGFVQGLTEFLPISSTAHLQVFTQALHWETVGSKPFVATIQFGSVIAVILYFWKDITTILRGGYEALQQRDFQREEWKLLVGIAVGTLPVLGGGFLLKAALNDDSSLINSMVTIAITSIVMALLLAIAERMGSRKRGFDSLQVGDGILIGLGQMIALVPGASRSGSTITTALFLGLERQTAARFSFLLGIPALTIATLYEFIKYAIGKIDLLVVLMGTFSAFVFSYLSIAWLLRYLQTSNMFVFVWYRLAFGGAILTAVAAGYLQNR
- a CDS encoding globin domain-containing protein, with amino-acid sequence MLPHEISSLMQAHLLESSLAQIESRREEFSARFYEHLFTLRPDVQPLFSKTNMAEQQRMLMSALYLIVRNCQKPTLFGPMLQGLGSRHIGYGTEGDCFPDMGRALVATFAEYLGDQWSADLETAWLTAFGEISRHMLAGVKQG
- a CDS encoding tetratricopeptide repeat protein, with protein sequence MKLKQPPAQAQALLLAATFLLTGATIIAPTEYANAQPQGQRGKQTNSELTQLLKEARKLVDAGNLDGAIALYQQAASLDSKNPKIFSGIGYLLARQGKFAPAVEAYQQAIALDPKNADFQYALGYSLANLGDNAGAAAAYTQATQLNRRHVDAYLGLGVVLAREKNYDGAIAAYRQVSKLEPKNFKAQELTGTLLIQQGRPREALRVLEQAARLAPRQGSIQINIGAAWLSLRNQGEALKAFERASKLEPRNAELQLQIGKLLQADGDLIDALYAYRAAISLKPGLTEAQAGIGSIYLQNRDYLSAIVAYRRLLEVAPQDARGYYYLGVALQGRNRIQEAIDAFQQSRALYTQQGNQVGVKQAEAALKALTP
- the trmB gene encoding tRNA (guanosine(46)-N7)-methyltransferase TrmB is translated as MSVVRVREHVNPLSQKYQTPVAPPCWQNLYLQPDQPLHLDIGCGKGRFLLQMAQQTPGWNFLGLEIREPLVQQANLWRDDLHLGNLHYLFCNANTSLEGVLQVCPAGVLQRVTIQFPDPWFKRRHQKRRVVQADMVALIAQHLAIGGSLFLQSDVLEVAAEMRDRFAACPALHGQDNTAWLSENPLPVATERETSTLERGEPVYRCLFIKRSSECSAV
- a CDS encoding serine/threonine-protein kinase: MAIELKRSKYRLLGLVGQGQFGKVFCAIHRKTGHLAALKNLDHQRFPTHKFLRELRFLLSLQHPNIVTCQALEHTRTGRCLILDYCEGGTLRGLMDRETSLNCGESLNLMVDILAGLAHAHGRGIVHCDIKPENIMLSLQPSGWLAKISDFGIAKLSQELAQEGGNTGSPAYMAPERFYGQYSEASDLYAVGVMLFELLIGDRPFSGSPTELMSAHLNHLVKIPGELPQALQAILLTALQKLPARRFRSALEMQQAIIAASTDSEVLPWLKHKPHSPFHGTDPLVLPLNPFQSCQQKHLTRPIHHLGINKSAGLNRQALTDQEQVYYAGGGSKDWHFTIAHLDCTLLQFEPMTSLIFREPIHQILLDPRGCLIVTQRAIYLLPTDAMEAPKSRLLTQLHTKCIASLEPRGAWIATVCAEPSSLTAQLKFWQLNWQAPPHTDPLKPIGNSVSRHWLSTSSLLPLDSRYLVLITEQQAGSAHKSGSWIEVFTRRGQATGCWKLPVLIQYLINSSVPYRLAALEKNNPASLLLIDLKPYRLQRISLEIQPVLIAAMPWGYVLTDIVGRIVLIDEEGRQLGRIDQAKTAAVETDQVVTAIAPFANYGIVLATWEDIRMRGFLYTIDLRLLDIDLVF
- a CDS encoding V4R domain-containing protein, which translates into the protein MISVADLLTDNRVPGNYFATDAYVRGDLELGLLENRRGDRLLALPHTLIEAIYAGLDKETGQAARLVLLNCGRWWGKNFYIRFNEELTDYYGIALSDMGMVEFLHCLQQCWVTHGWGKIDLDQSYQQRGFLIIKIWNSPFAAQAPKGKLPACHLEAGILSAFFSQLTGKDLHCVQTSCESLGADCNRFVLGLAKRLGPAELMVEKQDSHEAIMQKLCG